CGTGCGCAGGAAGGCGGTATCAGTGAAGTGGACAGCGACACGGTCGCTTACCATTTTCATGAACCGCTTGGCGTGGTGGGACAAATCATTCCGTGGAACTTCCCACTGCTGATGGCAAGTTGGAAAATGGCGCCAGCGCTGGCGGCGGGCAACTGTGTGGTGCTCAAACCTGCGCGTCTGACACCGCTTTCGGTGCTGTTGTTGATGGAAATCATTGGTGATTTGTTGCCGCCGGGCGTGGTGAACGTGGTTAACGGTGCGGGCGGGGAGATCGGTGAATATCTGGCAACCTCGAAGCGCATCGCAAAAGTGGCGTTTACCGGTTCAACGGAAGTTGGCCAGCAGATCATGCAGTATGCCACGCAGAACATTATTCCAGTGACGCTGGAGCTGGGAGGAAAATCCCCGAATATCTTCTTTGCTGATGTGATGGATGAAGAAGATGCGTTCTTTGACAAGGCGCTGGAAGGCTTTGCCCTCTTCGCATTTAACCAGGGCGAGGTCTGTACCTGCCCGAGTCGTGCGCTGGTGCAGGAATCCATTTATGAGCGCTTTATGGAACGGGCGATTCGCCGGGTGGAGAGCATCCGCAGTGGTAACCCGCTCGACAGCGTGACGCAGATGGGGGCGCAGGTCTCTCATGGTCAGATGGAAACCATTCTGAATTACATTGATATTGGTAAGAAAGAAGGGGCTGATATCCTGACTGGCGGGCGACGCAAGCAGCTGGAAGGCGAGTTAAAAGAGGGGTATTACCTCGAGCCGACAATCCTGTTTGGTAAGAACAATATGCGCGTATTCCAGGAGGAGATCTTCGGCCCGGTGCTGGCGGTGACAACCTTCAAAACGATGGATGAAGCGCTGGCGCTGGCTAACGACACTCAATATGGCCTCGGCGCAGGGGTCTGGAGCCGCAATGGTAATCTGGCCTATAAAATGGGGCGTGGCATTCAGGCCGGGCGCGTGTGGACCAACTGTTATCATGCTTATCCCGCGCATGCCGCGTTTGGGGGCTATAAGCAGTCGGGCATTGGCCGTGAGACACACAAAATGATGCTCGAGCATTATCAGCAAACCAAATGTCTGCTGGTGAGCTATTCTGATAAACCGCTAGGATTGTTCTGATATTTATTTTATAACATGCCCGGTGACCTCTCGTTTACCGGGCATGATTCCCTTCAAATCCAACGCAGCGCCATCCGCAATATCGCCATAGTATATATAAATCTATATGACTTTATATAAATATGGTCATTGCCTGGCGAGCGCACCCCCCATTACTATCCTCCAGATGTATTTGGTTTTGTTAAAATACTGATTGATATTTTTTGGGTTTTTGAGGGAAATATGTTCCTGAATTATTTTGCGTTAGGTGTATTGGTTGTCGTATTCCTGGTTATTTTTTATGGGATTATCATTCTGCATGATATTCCCTACCTAATTGCGAAAAAACGTAATCATCCACATGCCGACGCGATACATGTCGCGGGCTGGGTGAGCTTGTTTACGCTACATATTATTTGGCCCTTCTTATGGATTTGGGCAACGCTTTATCGTTCGGACCGCGGATGGGGAATGCAGAGTCATAACCCTGATCTTATTGAGTTGCAACAGCGTGTCGCCGGACTGGAAAAAAAACTGGCCGAGGCTAAGTCCTCCCCAGCGGAGTAATTTTTATGGATTTACTGATTATTCTCACCTATGTGGCTTTTGCATGGGCCATGTTTAAAATCTTCAAAATTCCCGTCAATAAATGGACAATACCGACTGCAGCATTGGGCGGTATATTTATTGTTAGCGGTTTAATATTACTGATGAACTATAACCATCCGTATACTTTTAAAGCGCAGAAGGCGGTGGTCTCCATTCCGGTAGTGCCATTGGTGACGGGTACTGTCATCGAAGTGACGGATAAGAAAGATACCCTGATAAAAAAAGGGGAAGTTCTTTTT
This Citrobacter enshiensis DNA region includes the following protein-coding sequences:
- the aldB gene encoding aldehyde dehydrogenase AldB — translated: MTNNPPSTRIQPGEYGYPLKLKARYDNFIGGDWVAPADGEYYQNLTPVTGQLLCEVASSGKKDIDLALDAAHKIKDKWAHTSVQDRAAILFKIADRMEQNLELLATAETWDNGKPIRETSAADVPLAIDHFRYFASCIRAQEGGISEVDSDTVAYHFHEPLGVVGQIIPWNFPLLMASWKMAPALAAGNCVVLKPARLTPLSVLLLMEIIGDLLPPGVVNVVNGAGGEIGEYLATSKRIAKVAFTGSTEVGQQIMQYATQNIIPVTLELGGKSPNIFFADVMDEEDAFFDKALEGFALFAFNQGEVCTCPSRALVQESIYERFMERAIRRVESIRSGNPLDSVTQMGAQVSHGQMETILNYIDIGKKEGADILTGGRRKQLEGELKEGYYLEPTILFGKNNMRVFQEEIFGPVLAVTTFKTMDEALALANDTQYGLGAGVWSRNGNLAYKMGRGIQAGRVWTNCYHAYPAHAAFGGYKQSGIGRETHKMMLEHYQQTKCLLVSYSDKPLGLF
- a CDS encoding DUF3302 domain-containing protein translates to MFLNYFALGVLVVVFLVIFYGIIILHDIPYLIAKKRNHPHADAIHVAGWVSLFTLHIIWPFLWIWATLYRSDRGWGMQSHNPDLIELQQRVAGLEKKLAEAKSSPAE